GTCAAGTTGGGCATTTGTGTAGTTGAAGACCTTGTTGTGTATTCTGCTACAAGTTGTGAAAACAAGGATGACTTATTTTGTAACAATCTCTCAGGGGCATCATATTCCTCAACCACCCCTACAAAAACAATTGCATATACCACATCAACATTAGAGTATATATAGAGACAACTAAAGCACAATGCATCAACATAATTTTACTGAATAGGTTTTAGACTAGATAAGAGTATATGAGATTTTACCATGGCTGAGAAGCACAACAACATCGCTATCGAGAACAGAAGTGATGCGGTGGGCAATGGTGATGATAGTACAATCAGAAAAATATTGTCGAAGGGTTAGTTGGATACGATTATCAGTGGCTGTATCAACTGAGGCCGTAGCTTCATCAAGTACCAACACCTTGCTTTTCTTGAGTAATACACGTCCTAGACAAACTAGTTGTCTTTGACCCATGCTCCAGTTTTCTCCATTCTCGTTAACTGCAATCATCACAAAGAACGACCATGTTTGCACAGATTAGTTCAGAGTTTTGATTTTCGTTGAGAGATGAGGAATGATTAGTCAATCCTAAAGATGGAAAAAATAGATCCAATCTTAGTTGTATGTTACTATTCCTAACATGTATGAGCATTGTAATATAATTCTcctttttgaattcgcgattcgctcaaaatgacccttaaatagcctaaaactgaccataatttaatttttttgattcgcGATTCGCAATGTGATTAGTGAATAATGTGACAACAATGTAAGCATTGGATCATTTTCTACTCTTTAAGACGGGATAAAAGAACTAGGACAAACCATTGGCATCCAACTTTTGCTCCATTTTCCTGACTTCATCTCCAAGTTGGCACTTATCCAGGGTCTGCAAATTCATAAAAACGTTAGCGTCAGGTATTGTGTCTTATCACCAATCCAGAATATTATGTAGTAGTTCATAAAAGCTATGCATATCTATGAGAAACCTTAGTTCATATTATCAGTTTTAATGAAACTACTACTATTTCACATAACTTGATGAATTTGTGTATGCTATGGTTTAATGCTTTgtaatttgtatatactacTATGTTGTTTTTTAACTCCTCTTGTGAGTACTTGTCGCTTATTTCCGTTCCTAAGTCCGGATAAAGAAGGAGGGTGACTAGTAGGTTAGTGACAACCAGCTCAGTAAAACTTAGTTACAGCTTATGATcatgaatcaaaaatcaattctCGTGGAGTTGTCCCTACTCAGTGATTTGTTGCACTTCTTCGGCCTGAGTGTAGTGAAAATTATGCAAAGATTGCTAGGTCGTATATGGTAAAGAGATTTTAAATGTTATAAGTGTCTATGCACCGTAAGTGTGGATAGAAGAATAACTAAAAGGAAATTCTGAGAAAATCTCAATGATATGGTGCAAAATATGCCAACCAATGAGAGTATTTATATCAAAGGTGATTTGAAAGGACACATAGGTGTATATTGCAGTCACTCGCAGTCGCTACAAAAACGGTCATGGAGGTTTTGACTATAGAACTAGGAATACTAAAGGAGAGTCCATTTTGGATTTTGCGCTCTCTTACGATTTGTGGGTTACTAACACATGGTTTAAGAAGAGATATACTAAACTTATGACTTTTAGAACCAGAGTAAATGCAACTCAAATCGACTACTTTTTGACAAGAATGTTAGATAGAAGTAGTTGTCTAGATTGTTAGGTTATCCCAGGAGAGTATGTAGCTAACCAACACAAAACATCTCATACCACATGTTCCCCTTCAAGCAAGACTAAAGGTAAAGAAATCCAAAGAAGAAGATATAATTAAGTGGAGACTAATTGAGGATAAAAGAGGATAAGCCAAAGATAAAAGACTATGTAGCTAACCAACACAAAAACTCCTTATCCTACATGTTAAGTTCGGTTCtaattttttgtcttttctGTTTTGCTTTCAGGAAATTTTGTGGGATTTGCTGTCCTTGCAACTGCTGGTATTTTATTTGTACAAGTAGCAGCTACTAAACTATGAGCATTTCAATCCTCAAGATTACTTAACGCTTTTGGCTTCATATCGTGCACTGGTTTAATCATTCCTATAGTGTACAGTTATTGTTAATcacgaaaagaaaaaattaattagctaAAGGAAACATAATAAAGCAAAGACAACAGACCTCCCAGATTTGTTCATCTGTATACTGCTCAAGGGGATCCAAATTGCTCCGTATAGTTCCTCGAAACATGGTTGGGTCTTGAGGAATTATGCTTAGTCTTGACCGTAAATCTTGGAGCCCGATGGATGAGATATTTATATCATCGATTATTATCTGACCAGTTGTGGGTTCAACTATTCGGAACAGCGCTTGTATCAGAGTGGATTTGCCACTTCCTGTTCTTCCAACAATACCAGTTTTCCGTTCTCCAGGAAAATTGCATGTCACACCATGTAGCACAAGCGGCAAATGTGGAGCATAACGAACCTGCAAATTATGAATACTAATTTCCCCGTGTGATGGCCAAGAAACGTCTGGCCTTTTAGATTGAATTATCTGGGGAGCTTCGCTAGGAATAGTCAAATACTGAAGAATTCTCTCCACTGATATCATCTTGTTTTCTAAGTGGCATAAACACCATATCATCCCAGCTAGCATCCCATTTATTGTGAGCCCGTAAGTGACAGCTAAGCCCGCAATCACTGAACATGAAAACAAAAACAGCGAATACAGAAATTGATAAAATTTGTCATTGGGTTTATAAATAATAAGACCCGCACAAGAAGATAGTTGACTGCACATAAACCCGATGTGGAATCACATATGAGTTATTTTTTCCTACAGAAATGAATATTTTGAAAAGGGACATAAAATTCATACCAGGATGTATTCTGTCTGCAAAGTACAAAGCGAAAACCAAGAGGAAAGCAAATGTAAtgcaagagaaagtatccagcCGCAACAACAGCCATTTCATTGCAGCAGCTTTGTGAAATTCAGGACGAGAATAAGCATCTACGATTTTCATATATCTTGGTTGAAATCTTGACTCTTGATCAAAGCTCCGGATGGTTGTTATTCCAGAAATTGTTTCAGAAAAATATTGAATAACCGGAGCTTCACAGACTCCACTCAATCGTGATAGTTCTCTTGATAACGGCATATAGTATTGCTGTTATCAATGCACCACATAAGGATCTATGTTAGAGATTTCGATCTAGTGCAGGCGCTAAACGATTAAGGGACCACAATTACAACTTCAAATCCTACCTGATACCAAATGGAAGCAAAGATCAGTGGGATGAAAATGACCAGAACTTGCCATGCTACAGTAGACATCAGTGCAACCATAAACAATAGTCGAATGGCGTTAGATATGACGCCCTCAAGCATGGAGGAAATTTGAGTCTCTAGAGCACTTTGATCTTTTGAGCACTATAAATGGGAGGAAGTTGTTTGGTTAGCAATAAAAGACTGAATCAGttataagcttttggttgaattggttttttgacatggtatcagaagccaacgtgacaatgtcacgggttcaaatctcaaccacccctcatttaaaatggaatatttagcgccagGCATGAAGAGAGCCTGTGCTACATCCActcttctagcccaaagggctcttgtgtgagggggcgtgttagggcatataacatatcctggggcctcaatcATTAGCTtatgcttttgattgagttggttacTTGCTAGTTTATTATAGATTTGATATGAATTGTCACTTACTCTATTGAGGATTCTTCCTGAAGGTGTAGCATCAAAAAATGACATAGGAGCATGAAAAATGCTTTGAAGCATTTTCCTGAATAGTGTAGTTGCAGTTCTATATCCTATGATTACAATAAAAATGTCCACGAAAACGGTGCAAAAACATATACCAAGAGTGAAGGATGCATAGACTATCATTAGTGTAGATCGACTAACAACTGGTTGGATATCGGCTGAAGGAGCTGCCCATGCTAACCAGTAGGTGCTCCCTAATTGAAGAACTTGCAAGAGAATATTTGCGAGAATTATGAAGAACACGAAAACTCCTCTATATGTAGTTGTGACGTATTTCCAATAAACCGAAAACCCAACTCCACCTTTCTCTCTTTGTTCTTCTTTTATGAGCTGTGCTGCAGTTCCCAAACTCGCAGTTTTCTCATCATGCGCTTCACCATTCACAACCCCATGCCTGACGATGACATTCCCATCCGTTGCTGCTGCCATGTTGGAATCAAGTGTAGACATTGTGGCACTTCGTGCACCAACAAGTTGTATGAAATCGGACCCTGGATTTAGAATCTCATCATACTTTCCTATTTGTGCAATCCTTCCATTTTTCATAACCTACAAGAATTTCAAGGTATATGTTATCGAATTTAGAATAGAGTATACACATGGTGCTGTATGAACtcaaaatgaaataaatgaaTATAGCAGaccagtgaaacataattcgccaactaattcgccttttgaattcgaGATTCACTCAATATTATTGAAAAACAGcccaaaatcgaccataatttgctttttttttatttgcgatTTGCaaggagattagcgaatcatgtgacactgtaGCAGATGACTTAAAAACTAAACTCACCACAATTATATCAGCAGTGTTCAAGAACTCAACTTGATGGGTAACGTATAGAACAGTTTTTTCACTTAGAAGACCATGCAAAACTTCCTGTCATCCAAAATCACAAAGTAGTTGTAttccaaatgaaaaaaaaatcattccaAATGAGAGTAGAAGCAAAGCATAAGGCAATGGTATACCTTGAATATATGAGAACCCGTATGAGCATCTACTGCGCTAAAAGGGTCATCGAACAGATAAATGTCGACATCATGGTATAAGGCACGAGCTATTTGAATTCTTTGCTTCTGTCCTCCGCTTAGATTAATACCTCTCTCACCGATTATAGTTTGATCACCAAACGACAAGATCTCCAAGTCTTTCTTCAAACAACAAGCTCCGAGTACTTGATCATATTTTTCTGCGTCCATCTGCTTCCCAAACAAAATGTTCTCTTGAACTGTACCACTCTGAATCCAAGGTGACTGCGGAACATAAGCCTTCGTCCCACACATCTTGACTGCCCCTGAGATGCAAGGCATTTCACCGAGAATGCAAGAAAGTAAACTTGACTTGCCAGCACCAACAGTACCACATATTCCAACTTTCATACCATGGGACACTTTAAAGTTTATATCTTTTAATGTTTCGATAGTAGACGAAGAAGTTTTATCCCAAGTAAAGCTCCCACCAACAATTTCAATTGCTAGATTAGAACTACCTAATGGTAGTTTCTGTAAAACATCGTCTTGGAGCTCATCAAGGGAAAGAAAAGTGGCAATTCTCCCAAGAGAAACCCAAGCTTGGATTAGCAAGGATATGGTATCCGGAAGCAAAAAGATCGGCTCTTGAAGAATCCGAAATGTTGCAAGCGCAGACAATATCTTCCCTAGTTCAAGTGGGATTCCCATATATACACTCGAACCAAAAGCGACCAAAGCCACAACAGTAGGGCCTGATCCACAGAAAAAATTCAACACTACTGAACTATACAGATACTTCTTCAGCCATTTCATCTCCACTTCCCTAAGTTGAAGTATCTTCGACAAAAAACTCATTTCCCATCCCTGAAACTTTAGAACCCGCATATTCTTTAAAATCTCCATAGTCGACTTCATCCGGTTGTCTTTAGATCCcattaattttctttgaaatttcTCTTgccatttcataaaaaaaaaatttgctaaCATAAAACATAAGGTCACAACAAACGCACCACAAGCTGCAAGAAGTCCTAAATTACAGTATAGTATTAACAAGGCTAAGAAAATTTGCAAGAAGATTAACCACGTATCATGTATATACACGATGAAACCTTGGATTGTCTCGACATCAACAGCCACAGCATTAATAAGTTCTCCGCCACTACATCCACCTTCCAACTTTGATGTTAGAGAAGGAAGGATCAAACATTTATTGTAAATCATAACAGTTGTTACTGCACGAAGCCTAATTCCGATTTGTTGTGTCTTAAATATCCAGTGTCTTCGTATTAAACCCTCGAGAAAAGTTGCACTACAAAAGATCAGCACAAGATAATAGCCCTGATTTTCGAATTTTCCTCTCCCATCAAggcattgaacaaaactatcaATGAGAAATGGTGTAACATAACGAGCAAACGTATATAGTAAAGCCAAAAGAGCAGTCCAAAGAAGTTCCTTCCACGTCGACAAGAAATAGGCTTTTGCAAGTCCAAATTCAGTAGTAACTAATCTACTAGTACTACTATTAACACCATGATCATTATCCGGCAATGATGACTTAAGAAGCTTAGTTTGGAACACTGGAAATGCTCCAAATACACTATTATGAGTGCCTAGTTGAGGGATATCATCAAGGTCTAAAGTTTTTTTCTTTACCCCCAAAGAAAATAAGGGAGTTAACCAAGAGAAAGTGAGACAATTGAAAAGACCAGCATTTTCATAAGGGGTCACAATATCGCACCCTTTGACTTCATGCTTACTAATTGCATTAGGATCTCCATAATTCAAAAGAGGTTCTTCAAGTTTAGTGACATCTTGACTCTCACTTTTTAAAGACCCTACACAATATAAAAGGAATCAACACTAAAAAGTTAGACGCAAATATTTAGgaggtgtttggcaaataagAATGGAAATTGTGAGATTAGAAGGTTGAGCCTTGAGACTTTTTGGTAAGGATTTACCAAAAAAAACTTCCCATtctattattttccaaaacagcaactttcaattaaaaaaaaaaaaaaaaggtcctGTGAAAAATGTAATCCCTCCTCCCTTGAGACATTTTTCATCAgaaattttcacaaaaaatttatatgtcCCTTACATTCTCATATTTCAATTCCGACATACTAACAAGagacatttttttttctatcctttCAATTCCTGTTGGCCAAGCACCTCCTAagattatactccctccattccttGAAGTTATTTCTATTTGTCATTTGAGATTATTCTATTTGTTATCTTTATAAAGAATTATTctaatttatattacaaattttggaTATAATTAACCATGTTCATActcaatttaatatattaataatgcttatggtccccATATATTTTCTACtagttttattttaacatttttatattgcttatagTTCTCACATGTTTTCTACTAACGttgttaagaaaatttaataGTTGTGATTcctatattttttcttctaacattattttaatatttttttaatatttatggttttCATCTTTGGattatcaaaattattattcaataaaataatatatctatcttttaaaaaattctatttttctttcattaaatGACAAAAGTACGATAGACACTATTCATCAGTTAAAAAATATGtgtttttttattcttctcaAATCACCATATTCCccttatttaaaatattctctTTTATGTATCCCAATTCATTTCATTCTGTTAATGAAAATATCATCCCTAGCTAAAATATAGTCCACTCATTTCTTAAAACTTGTTGGTCATCCATTAACTTTGGAGTCAAACTTGTCATCCccttaatttgtttgtcatcttttgattttaaagtcaCAGTACTAGCTGATTTTGACTATGAATATCTATTAATCATAATACTCACTAAAAACTATTATTAAAATActcttacatataaatataataaagtttAATCTAATTAAATGTGTACTTATGTATAAAAAAACAGTcataagtatgattatattagaTATGTCACTTAATTTGATAGAATCAACTATTTACAATGTTTATCTACAACAAATCAATAATTGACAAAATTCCAAGTAGAAGTATATATTTCTAAATAAAACATAGAAGTAATTATATACAAGAGACAAACAAATAATAGCGATAATGCTAGTtaagaacaaaaacaataaattatatACCTTTAACCATTTTAGTAATCGAATGACAGCAATAGAAATCTGTATAGCACAAAGATAGTTTAAATTAGTACTGTATTAGAATTATACAGATTACTGTTCGTCCATAACTCCATATTATTGTCATTTAGAATTATAACTTTATTACGATGAAACAGCCCCAGGAAAACTAGGTAAAGTTTTATATATCCGACTCCTTAAATTCCGACACTTCGGCTAAAATCACAGCTATTTAATGACATTcgataatgaaatgttgttgtataaactataaatttataaaaacacaCACCAAGTTGGAGAAATTAGGCAGCGTTTATACAAATAGTTTCAATGAAAGCATTGTTGTTGAATAATTGGCCGGAGACACCGCCACTGTGTTCCTCCGCCTATGCCTCCGCCGTTCCGTTCCGTTCTACCTTTAACCAGAACCAAACCAGACTCCGCcgtattcttcttcttcttcttctttataTTCTTCTGTTTCTCTCTCTATTATGTACCTCCTAATTCCTCCTTGCTTAGGCAATTGCTCCTGTCATTAGTCTTTTTAGTCTCTAGTCTTTACTCCGTCGCTTTCATCCTTTCTCATTTCAACTTTGATCTTTCCACTTTTAGACTTTCGACTACCATTGCACTAGGAAacaatttttttctaaataacaattaattaaattaatagttcttctaatattttgttttggaCTTTGGCATGTAATCTCGTAGGTAGTGTACACTAAAATAATATacgtaattataaaattaagttaTATACTTAAAAGTTGTAATTAAAATGACGAGCGTTGAAACAGTTTGTATTGATCAGAAAATGCATTGTGATTCTTTAATCAATATGTGCTTAGCTTTGTTATTCTTCCTTTAGTACATAATCAACCTTTAATGTCTTAGAAAGAGAAAGAGTTTAGGAGGAGATTTTATTAtgattaaaactaaaaaaatacaaCACCCAAGAGGGAGATAAGACAACCTATTTATACAACATAGGTTGAGAAAACAGCAAATACAGAAAACTAACAAACTAGCTTTTAACAAACTAACTAACTTGAAAACTAACTAACTAACTTGTAACAAACCAACTGATTTGCTATTATAGGGCAGTGCATTGTTGTTTGTTGAGCACAAACAGATCCTGAGAAGGAAAAATGAGATCATTGAGGTCCATAATAACCAATAACTGAGTAATGTAAACTTGTAAATGAAATATTAAGATAGGATGCACAATAAAAATATTGTGAACTTTTATTTTAGACTTTCACATTTTTATGGGGAATTGCAACTTTGGAAGAGTCCATTTGTTTTTAGTGTGATGTGCTCCCTTGGTTGTATACAATTTGCATTTTCTTCCTTGTagtgtaaaaattaatataatttgcattttctttgtagcaatgtaaaaattaatttgaagtaAGTTAAATAAGTACGGAAATAATTTGAGTCAAAATGTTAAGAGAGTATGAAGTGCTATGTCACTAGGAATATTAGAACTATTTAAGAATTAACCATTAGAAAGGTAGTTCACCACCTTTATAAGTATTGTCTTTCTCAGATAAAGTCTTGAGTTCGATTCTCATCTAATTTCGCCCTTTTCCACAGCTTACTCTGTAATAAGAAAAATGAGagctagtatatatatatatgattgtgtttatAAGAACTTAGTGTGTATTAAAATAGTGTATGTCAACCTTATACTTAAAACCTATGAGTTAGAAAAAGTGAGTTAATAGAAGGGAGTGTAAAAAACATAGACTAGTGAAAAGACACTTGAAAAGTCATACACAACACTTTATTGTGTTAGGCATAAAACTCATATTAGAAACTATACTAAATGAAGTAGTAtaagggatgcaaacggggcggggcggggcgggtattggcgttaccatccccatctggtaaatcaatccccatcTCCATCCCCAttcccgcggcg
This Amaranthus tricolor cultivar Red isolate AtriRed21 chromosome 13, ASM2621246v1, whole genome shotgun sequence DNA region includes the following protein-coding sequences:
- the LOC130797895 gene encoding ABC transporter C family member 3-like; protein product: MVKGSLKSESQDVTKLEEPLLNYGDPNAISKHEVKGCDIVTPYENAGLFNCLTFSWLTPLFSLGVKKKTLDLDDIPQLGTHNSVFGAFPVFQTKLLKSSLPDNDHGVNSSTSRLVTTEFGLAKAYFLSTWKELLWTALLALLYTFARYVTPFLIDSFVQCLDGRGKFENQGYYLVLIFCSATFLEGLIRRHWIFKTQQIGIRLRAVTTVMIYNKCLILPSLTSKLEGGCSGGELINAVAVDVETIQGFIVYIHDTWLIFLQIFLALLILYCNLGLLAACGAFVVTLCFMLANFFFMKWQEKFQRKLMGSKDNRMKSTMEILKNMRVLKFQGWEMSFLSKILQLREVEMKWLKKYLYSSVVLNFFCGSGPTVVALVAFGSSVYMGIPLELGKILSALATFRILQEPIFLLPDTISLLIQAWVSLGRIATFLSLDELQDDVLQKLPLGSSNLAIEIVGGSFTWDKTSSSTIETLKDINFKVSHGMKVGICGTVGAGKSSLLSCILGEMPCISGAVKMCGTKAYVPQSPWIQSGTVQENILFGKQMDAEKYDQVLGACCLKKDLEILSFGDQTIIGERGINLSGGQKQRIQIARALYHDVDIYLFDDPFSAVDAHTGSHIFKEVLHGLLSEKTVLYVTHQVEFLNTADIIVVMKNGRIAQIGKYDEILNPGSDFIQLVGARSATMSTLDSNMAAATDGNVIVRHGVVNGEAHDEKTASLGTAAQLIKEEQREKGGVGFSVYWKYVTTTYRGVFVFFIILANILLQVLQLGSTYWLAWAAPSADIQPVVSRSTLMIVYASFTLGICFCTVFVDIFIVIIGYRTATTLFRKMLQSIFHAPMSFFDATPSGRILNRCSKDQSALETQISSMLEGVISNAIRLLFMVALMSTVAWQVLVIFIPLIFASIWYQQYYMPLSRELSRLSGVCEAPVIQYFSETISGITTIRSFDQESRFQPRYMKIVDAYSRPEFHKAAAMKWLLLRLDTFSCITFAFLLVFALYFADRIHPVIAGLAVTYGLTINGMLAGMIWCLCHLENKMISVERILQYLTIPSEAPQIIQSKRPDVSWPSHGEISIHNLQVRYAPHLPLVLHGVTCNFPGERKTGIVGRTGSGKSTLIQALFRIVEPTTGQIIIDDINISSIGLQDLRSRLSIIPQDPTMFRGTIRSNLDPLEQYTDEQIWETLDKCQLGDEVRKMEQKLDANVNENGENWSMGQRQLVCLGRVLLKKSKVLVLDEATASVDTATDNRIQLTLRQYFSDCTIITIAHRITSVLDSDVVVLLSHGVVEEYDAPERLLQNKSSLFSQLVAEYTTRSSTTQMPNLTK